Proteins co-encoded in one Nitratireductor kimnyeongensis genomic window:
- a CDS encoding GAF domain-containing protein, giving the protein MTDYTGPLAEFDRALSRATTPDAPFDALLELTRAVVGTKLFTFMTADMKTETASRSYTSHPEEYPVSGTKPIHYDRWFETVHKKRECFVANTLADIDTVFPDATLIGKLGCGSVINLPVVLGDTLVGTVNMLDVEHHYTPERVALAKAWLSVPAKAAYLASRALG; this is encoded by the coding sequence ATGACTGACTATACCGGCCCGCTGGCCGAATTCGACCGTGCGCTTTCACGCGCCACGACCCCGGATGCCCCTTTCGATGCGCTGCTGGAGCTGACGCGTGCCGTGGTCGGCACGAAGCTGTTCACCTTCATGACGGCAGACATGAAGACGGAAACGGCAAGCCGTTCCTACACCTCGCATCCGGAAGAATATCCCGTCTCCGGCACCAAGCCGATCCACTACGACCGCTGGTTCGAAACCGTGCACAAAAAGCGCGAGTGCTTCGTCGCCAACACGCTGGCCGACATCGACACCGTGTTCCCCGACGCCACGCTGATCGGCAAGCTCGGCTGCGGCTCGGTCATCAACCTGCCGGTGGTGCTGGGCGACACGCTGGTCGGCACCGTCAACATGCTCGATGTCGAGCATCACTACACGCCCGAGCGCGTGGCGCTGGCGAAGGCCTGGCTTTCCGTGCCGGCAAAGGCTGCCTATCTCGCGAGCCGGGCTTTGGGGTAA
- a CDS encoding helix-turn-helix domain-containing protein: MSSQPARATSDVDTRIGVLIRARRKQLGLTLQQLGEASGLSVGYLSQVERDNATPTLGSLAGIARALGVGLDYFVAQPRAEDGLTRAENRQQFSIAGSSIIYERLGTEFPGSQLSSFVLTVPPGYSSETVSHEGEELIYILEGTITQYLDGEEMVMKAGDSLHYRGNTPHAWKNTTDTSARLLWTGTLTVFGANGQTTNRIELVSPDKASGKSTPRTRTIPDPEKRRTT, from the coding sequence TTGAGCAGCCAGCCGGCCCGCGCCACATCCGATGTCGACACCAGAATTGGTGTGCTGATCCGCGCCCGCCGAAAGCAGCTCGGCCTCACCCTGCAGCAACTGGGAGAGGCGTCCGGCCTCTCGGTGGGCTATCTGAGCCAGGTGGAGCGCGACAACGCCACGCCGACGCTCGGTTCGCTTGCCGGCATTGCCCGCGCACTGGGTGTCGGGCTCGATTATTTCGTCGCCCAGCCCCGTGCCGAGGATGGGCTGACCCGTGCCGAGAACCGCCAGCAATTTTCAATTGCGGGCTCCTCGATCATCTATGAGCGGCTTGGGACGGAGTTTCCCGGAAGCCAGCTATCCTCCTTCGTGCTTACCGTGCCGCCCGGCTATTCCTCGGAGACAGTGAGCCATGAGGGCGAAGAGCTGATCTACATTCTCGAAGGCACCATCACCCAATATCTCGACGGCGAGGAAATGGTGATGAAGGCCGGCGACAGCCTGCATTATCGCGGCAACACCCCGCATGCCTGGAAGAACACCACCGACACATCGGCCCGCCTTTTGTGGACCGGCACGCTGACCGTGTTCGGCGCCAATGGCCAGACGACCAACCGCATCGAACTGGTTTCGCCGGACAAGGCCTCCGGAAAATCCACACCAAGAACAAGAACAATTCCTGATCCAGAAAAGAGGAGAACGACATGA
- the hisD gene encoding histidinol dehydrogenase, with the protein MSNRVAWHELSKLSADERKTLLTRTEDDLTHFLENVAPIIDAVREEGDAALSRFARLFDKAQVEPHEIAATEEDFDAAFKALDPEMIETLEFCADNIRRFHEAQRPEEMWMKEIRPGVLVGERATPIDSVALYSPRGKGTFPSMTLMTAIPAVVAGVPMPIVLTPPGPDGKVDAATLVAARIAGVRHVYKAGGGQAVAAAAYGTETVPRCAKFEGPGSPWIAAAKRLLQGQIASRLPAGPTESIVLADETADPEIAALDLLVEAEHGSDSSNFLVTWSREIAEKVRAALPKYWAEMNAERVRYSSNVLGGTSGGIVLADTPEQAFDFINDYAPEHLQILSKTPFEYLSRVRNASEILLGEYAPGSMANYAMGPNAVLPTSGMARAHSPLGVHDFMKTSSIGHVTAEGYAEFAPHTLRFARYEGFDAHGNAVTRLRNNHVEKGE; encoded by the coding sequence ATGTCAAACCGCGTTGCCTGGCACGAATTGTCGAAACTGTCCGCTGATGAGCGCAAGACGCTGCTCACGCGAACGGAAGACGATCTCACTCATTTCCTTGAAAACGTCGCTCCCATCATCGACGCGGTCCGCGAAGAGGGCGATGCGGCGCTTTCCCGTTTTGCGCGCCTGTTCGACAAGGCGCAGGTGGAACCTCATGAGATTGCGGCGACCGAGGAAGACTTCGATGCCGCATTCAAGGCGCTCGATCCCGAGATGATCGAGACGCTGGAATTCTGCGCCGACAATATCCGCCGCTTTCACGAGGCACAGCGGCCTGAAGAAATGTGGATGAAGGAAATCCGCCCCGGCGTTCTGGTCGGCGAGCGGGCGACGCCCATCGACAGCGTTGCGCTTTATTCGCCGCGCGGCAAGGGCACCTTCCCTTCGATGACGCTGATGACAGCGATCCCCGCCGTGGTGGCCGGCGTGCCCATGCCCATCGTGCTCACACCGCCCGGGCCCGATGGCAAGGTGGATGCGGCAACGCTGGTTGCCGCGCGCATCGCGGGTGTCAGGCATGTCTACAAGGCCGGTGGAGGCCAGGCCGTCGCCGCCGCGGCCTATGGCACGGAGACGGTGCCGCGCTGCGCCAAATTCGAAGGGCCGGGCAGCCCGTGGATCGCTGCCGCCAAGCGTCTGCTTCAGGGCCAGATCGCCTCGCGCCTTCCTGCCGGTCCCACAGAAAGCATCGTGCTTGCCGATGAGACAGCCGATCCCGAAATTGCAGCGCTCGATCTTCTGGTCGAGGCCGAGCATGGCAGCGACAGCTCCAACTTCCTTGTCACCTGGTCGCGCGAGATCGCGGAAAAGGTGCGGGCGGCGCTACCGAAATATTGGGCCGAGATGAATGCCGAGCGCGTGCGCTATTCCTCCAATGTGCTGGGCGGAACGAGCGGTGGCATCGTGCTCGCGGACACGCCTGAACAGGCGTTCGATTTCATCAACGACTATGCGCCGGAGCATTTGCAGATCCTCTCGAAGACGCCGTTCGAATATCTGTCCCGGGTCCGCAACGCGTCTGAAATCCTGCTTGGTGAGTATGCACCAGGCTCCATGGCCAATTACGCGATGGGCCCCAATGCCGTTCTGCCCACTTCCGGCATGGCGCGCGCCCACTCGCCGCTTGGCGTCCATGATTTCATGAAAACCTCGTCCATCGGCCATGTGACGGCAGAGGGCTACGCCGAATTCGCCCCCCACACCCTGCGCTTTGCCCGCTATGAAGGCTTTGATGCCCATGGAAACGCGGTGACCAGACTCAGGAACAACCACGTGGAAAAGGGCGAGTAA
- a CDS encoding ABC transporter substrate-binding protein, with translation MKLFKAALLAAALTMPLSQHALAATPDNVLVVAQNIDDIVAIDPAQAYEFSSGELVTNIYDRLVQYDAEDPTVLAPGLAAEWDADADAKTITFTMRDGATFHSGNPVRAEDVAFSFARVIKLNLTPAFILAQLGWTAENVDQMVTVDGNKVVVKYEGDFSPAFVLNVLAARPASIVDEKTVMEHEENGDMGNKWLNSNSAGSGPFKMTAYRPGELVRMSANADYFKGAPKVENVIIRHVAEAATQQLLLQSGDVDMARNLTPDQINGISAENIKVETYPQAAVHFVSFNQKTEALQPEALWEAARYLVNYEGMTESFLKGQMEIHQAFWPKGFPGSYDETPYTYDPEKAKQILADAGVETPINVTLDVINSTPFTDMAQSLQASFAEAGINFDIIPGTGSQVITKYRERSHEAMLLYWGPDFMDPHSNAKAFAYNRDNSDDNYQATTTWRNAWAVPEEMNDRTAAALAESDADTRNAMYVELQKDVQAKSPIIIMFQAAYQVAMDKKVNGYVNGATSDFVYYRLVTKD, from the coding sequence ATGAAACTCTTCAAGGCAGCCCTTCTCGCCGCCGCTCTCACCATGCCGCTTTCGCAGCATGCGCTCGCTGCCACGCCGGACAATGTGCTGGTCGTCGCGCAGAACATTGACGACATCGTCGCCATCGACCCGGCACAGGCCTACGAGTTTTCTTCGGGCGAGCTGGTGACCAACATCTATGACCGGCTCGTGCAGTACGACGCAGAGGACCCGACGGTGCTCGCTCCCGGCCTTGCAGCCGAGTGGGACGCTGATGCGGATGCGAAGACCATCACCTTCACCATGCGCGACGGCGCGACCTTCCATTCGGGCAATCCTGTGCGCGCGGAAGACGTGGCGTTTTCCTTTGCCCGCGTCATCAAGCTAAACCTCACACCCGCCTTCATTCTCGCCCAGCTCGGCTGGACGGCGGAGAATGTGGACCAGATGGTCACCGTCGACGGCAACAAGGTTGTCGTAAAGTATGAGGGCGACTTCTCGCCTGCCTTCGTGCTCAACGTTCTGGCCGCCCGCCCGGCTTCCATCGTCGATGAAAAGACGGTGATGGAGCATGAAGAAAACGGCGACATGGGCAACAAGTGGCTCAATTCGAATTCTGCCGGTTCCGGGCCGTTCAAGATGACTGCCTACCGCCCGGGCGAGCTTGTGCGCATGAGCGCCAATGCCGACTACTTCAAGGGTGCGCCGAAGGTCGAGAATGTCATCATCCGTCACGTGGCGGAAGCAGCAACCCAGCAGCTTCTCCTGCAGTCGGGCGATGTGGACATGGCCCGCAACCTGACGCCGGACCAGATCAACGGCATCAGCGCCGAAAACATCAAGGTCGAGACCTATCCGCAGGCGGCCGTGCATTTCGTTTCCTTCAACCAGAAGACGGAGGCGCTGCAGCCGGAAGCTCTGTGGGAGGCAGCGCGCTACCTCGTCAACTACGAGGGCATGACCGAAAGCTTCCTCAAGGGACAGATGGAGATCCATCAGGCCTTCTGGCCGAAGGGCTTCCCCGGCTCCTATGACGAAACGCCCTACACCTACGATCCGGAGAAGGCGAAGCAGATCCTCGCCGATGCCGGTGTGGAAACGCCGATCAACGTGACGCTCGACGTCATCAACTCGACCCCGTTCACGGACATGGCGCAGTCGCTGCAGGCGAGCTTTGCGGAAGCCGGCATCAATTTCGACATTATCCCCGGCACGGGCTCGCAGGTCATCACCAAGTACCGTGAGCGCAGCCACGAGGCGATGCTGCTCTACTGGGGGCCGGACTTCATGGATCCGCACTCCAATGCCAAGGCCTTCGCCTACAACCGCGACAATTCCGACGACAACTACCAGGCCACCACCACATGGCGGAACGCCTGGGCGGTGCCGGAAGAGATGAACGACCGCACGGCGGCAGCTCTTGCCGAATCCGACGCCGACACGCGCAATGCGATGTATGTCGAGTTGCAGAAGGACGTGCAGGCCAAGTCACCGATCATCATCATGTTCCAGGCCGCCTACCAAGTGGCGATGGACAAGAAGGTGAACGGCTATGTCAACGGCGCCACCTCCGACTTCGTCTACTACCGGCTCGTCACGAAAGACTGA
- a CDS encoding class I SAM-dependent methyltransferase yields MNRSPSMMTNTTAAAGYEERVMQQVPGLSDMHRMAGILLAEHAPESGRILVLGAGGGLELRSFARAHPGWHFDGIDPSADMLGLARTTLGVLQERVTFHQGYIEDAPDARFDGASCFLTLHFLPREARLDTLRALHRRLKPGAPLVVAHHSFPIGTPAGERWLRRNARFHASSGEASNRVMAQIEAMRDRLPALPPEEDEALLYEAGFGDVELFYAGFTFRGWVCRALPFS; encoded by the coding sequence ATGAACAGATCGCCTTCGATGATGACGAACACCACCGCTGCCGCAGGTTATGAAGAACGCGTGATGCAGCAGGTGCCGGGCCTCTCCGACATGCATCGCATGGCCGGTATTCTCCTGGCAGAGCATGCCCCTGAGAGCGGGCGCATTCTCGTACTCGGCGCGGGCGGCGGGCTCGAATTACGCAGTTTTGCGCGGGCGCATCCCGGCTGGCACTTCGACGGGATCGACCCTTCCGCAGACATGCTGGGGCTGGCCCGCACCACGCTTGGCGTTCTGCAGGAGCGGGTCACATTTCATCAAGGCTATATCGAGGACGCGCCCGATGCGCGCTTTGACGGCGCATCCTGCTTTCTGACCCTGCATTTTCTGCCACGCGAAGCCCGGCTCGACACGCTGCGGGCGCTGCATCGCCGGCTCAAACCGGGCGCGCCGCTTGTCGTGGCGCATCACAGCTTTCCCATCGGCACGCCTGCCGGCGAACGTTGGCTCAGGCGCAATGCCCGCTTTCATGCATCTTCGGGAGAAGCTTCGAACCGGGTGATGGCCCAGATTGAAGCCATGCGAGACCGCTTGCCCGCATTGCCCCCGGAAGAAGATGAAGCCCTGCTCTACGAAGCCGGATTTGGAGATGTGGAACTGTTCTATGCAGGCTTCACCTTCCGGGGTTGGGTGTGCCGCGCACTCCCGTTTTCTTGA
- a CDS encoding ABC transporter permease — MIEWLLDDSPTSRLQANLGRAWRVWTALLRNPLAVVGALIVLVLVVMAIFAPLIAPYSPVGQDLANRLMPPSAEHWMGTDELGRDIYSRVVYGARITLLIVTMVAVIAAPIGLVIGAVSGYFGGWVDRVLMGVTDIFLSMPKLILALAFVAALGPGIENAIIAIAITAWPVYARIARAETITFRDSEFISAVRLQGASATRVILRHVLPLCASSTIVRVTLDMAGIILTAAGLGFLGLGAQPPLPEWGAMISRGRNFILDQWWVATMPGFAIILVSLGFCFLGDGLRDVLDPKQGEKQ; from the coding sequence ATGATCGAGTGGCTTCTCGACGATTCCCCCACCTCGCGCCTTCAGGCCAATCTGGGCCGCGCCTGGCGCGTCTGGACCGCGCTTTTGCGCAATCCGCTCGCCGTTGTCGGCGCGCTGATCGTGCTGGTGCTGGTCGTCATGGCGATCTTCGCACCGCTGATTGCGCCCTACTCCCCCGTTGGGCAGGATCTCGCAAACCGCCTCATGCCGCCCTCCGCCGAACACTGGATGGGCACGGATGAGCTTGGCCGCGATATCTATTCGCGCGTCGTCTACGGTGCGCGCATCACGCTTTTGATCGTCACCATGGTGGCCGTCATCGCCGCCCCCATCGGCCTCGTGATCGGTGCGGTGTCCGGCTATTTCGGCGGCTGGGTCGATCGCGTCCTGATGGGCGTGACCGATATCTTCCTGTCCATGCCGAAGCTCATTCTGGCGCTTGCCTTCGTGGCGGCGCTTGGACCGGGCATCGAAAACGCCATCATCGCCATCGCCATCACCGCATGGCCGGTCTATGCGCGCATCGCACGCGCCGAGACGATCACCTTCCGGGATTCGGAATTCATCTCGGCGGTCAGGCTGCAGGGTGCTTCGGCAACGCGGGTCATCCTGCGTCACGTGCTGCCGCTCTGCGCGTCCTCGACCATCGTCCGCGTGACGCTCGACATGGCGGGCATCATCCTCACCGCCGCCGGCCTCGGCTTCCTGGGCCTCGGTGCGCAGCCGCCGCTTCCCGAATGGGGCGCGATGATCTCGCGCGGGCGCAACTTCATCCTCGATCAGTGGTGGGTCGCCACCATGCCGGGCTTTGCGATCATTCTCGTCAGCCTCGGCTTCTGCTTCCTGGGTGACGGTCTGCGTGACGTGCTCGATCCCAAGCAGGGAGAAAAGCAATGA
- a CDS encoding ABC transporter ATP-binding protein produces MSAPLLEIENLTVTFPTSRGPVDVVKGISFSLGRERLGIVGESGSGKSMTGRSILRLIRKPGRVTADRMTFDGIDLLAQSERQMRALRGARISMVMQDPKFSLNPVMTIGEQIGEALLTHKKLPRSELKARVLSMLEAVRINEPKRVANLYPHEVSGGMGQRVMIAMMLIPEPDLLIADEPTSALDVSVQAQVLDIIDDLVTGKGMGLILISHDLNLVSRYCDRILVMNSGEIVESCKASDLHKATHPYTKGLLAAMPRMDENRDELPVLDRSSWTTGAGT; encoded by the coding sequence ATGAGTGCACCGCTGCTTGAAATCGAAAACCTGACCGTCACCTTCCCCACATCCAGGGGACCGGTCGACGTGGTGAAGGGCATTTCCTTCTCGCTCGGACGCGAGCGTCTGGGCATCGTCGGCGAATCCGGTTCCGGCAAGTCGATGACGGGTCGCTCCATCCTGCGGCTCATCCGCAAGCCGGGCCGTGTGACGGCGGATCGGATGACCTTCGACGGCATCGACCTATTGGCGCAGAGCGAACGGCAGATGCGCGCGCTTCGCGGCGCGCGCATCTCCATGGTCATGCAGGACCCGAAATTCTCGTTGAACCCGGTGATGACCATTGGCGAGCAGATCGGCGAGGCGCTCCTCACCCACAAGAAGCTGCCGCGCAGCGAGCTGAAGGCGCGGGTGCTTTCCATGCTGGAAGCCGTGCGCATCAACGAGCCGAAGCGGGTGGCGAACCTTTATCCGCATGAGGTGTCCGGCGGCATGGGCCAGCGCGTCATGATTGCGATGATGCTCATCCCCGAACCCGACCTTCTGATCGCCGACGAGCCGACTTCGGCGCTCGACGTTTCGGTGCAGGCGCAGGTGCTCGACATCATCGACGATCTCGTGACCGGCAAGGGCATGGGGCTGATCCTCATCAGCCACGATCTGAACCTCGTCTCACGCTATTGCGACCGCATCCTCGTGATGAACAGCGGCGAGATCGTTGAATCGTGCAAGGCCAGCGATCTGCACAAGGCGACGCACCCTTATACGAAGGGGCTTCTTGCGGCTATGCCGCGCATGGACGAGAACCGCGACGAACTGCCGGTGCTCGACCGCAGCTCCTGGACCACGGGAGCGGGCACATGA
- a CDS encoding ABC transporter ATP-binding protein — protein sequence MKNAAIHLENLSISYGKTPVVFDVNFSVAEGESFALVGESGSGKSTILKAISGLAPDWTGRISVLGKPRGHAPDREFAKTCQMVFQDPYGSLHPRKTVDDCLAEPLAVHGIGGRDTRVKDMLDAVGLDQRFRFRFPHQLSGGQRQRVAIARALMLEPRVMLLDEPTSALDVSVQAEILNLLKKLRREQGLTYLMVTHNLPVVSFLCDRMAVMRHGRVVEIAEVDALKTGRLSDAYSRELYAASGGTLQPA from the coding sequence ATGAAGAACGCCGCCATTCATCTCGAAAACCTGTCGATCAGCTACGGCAAGACGCCGGTGGTGTTCGATGTCAATTTCTCGGTCGCCGAGGGTGAGAGCTTCGCGCTGGTTGGCGAGTCAGGTTCCGGCAAGTCGACCATCCTCAAGGCCATCAGCGGCCTTGCGCCCGACTGGACCGGCAGGATCTCCGTGCTCGGAAAGCCGCGCGGCCATGCTCCCGATCGCGAATTCGCTAAAACCTGCCAGATGGTGTTTCAGGATCCCTACGGATCGCTCCATCCGCGCAAGACGGTGGACGATTGCCTGGCCGAGCCGCTTGCCGTGCACGGCATCGGCGGGCGCGACACGCGCGTGAAGGACATGCTCGACGCGGTCGGTCTCGACCAGCGTTTCCGCTTCCGCTTCCCGCACCAGCTTTCAGGCGGCCAACGGCAGCGCGTGGCGATTGCCCGCGCCTTGATGCTGGAGCCACGCGTGATGCTGCTCGACGAGCCCACCTCGGCGCTCGACGTGTCGGTGCAGGCGGAAATCCTCAACCTGTTGAAGAAGCTTCGCCGCGAGCAGGGGCTCACCTATCTGATGGTGACCCACAATCTGCCCGTGGTCTCCTTCCTTTGCGACCGGATGGCGGTCATGCGCCATGGCCGTGTTGTCGAGATCGCAGAGGTGGATGCGTTGAAGACGGGTCGGCTTTCCGATGCCTATTCGCGCGAACTCTACGCCGCCAGTGGCGGCACGCTCCAACCCGCATAA
- a CDS encoding NAD(P)/FAD-dependent oxidoreductase yields the protein MDHDVIIIGGSYAGMAAALQLARARRKVLVIDAGERRNRTASHSHGFLSRDGDDPATIAMVARRQLEAYPTVSLITGNAVRAGGERDHFVVECADGAHHPGRRVILATGVRDHLPAIEGMAERWGKSIFHCPYCHGYELNQGRIGVIASGAMSTHQAELLTDWGDVTFLPNGVMALDPETQDRLEKRGIGIETAGIARIIGEADVQLADGRVLSFSGLFVAPRVEPSGNLASTLGCALQDTPLGTQIETNPSKETSIAGVFACGDAAVAPHSVSLAVADGAMAGAHVHRSLVWPGN from the coding sequence ATGGATCATGATGTCATCATCATCGGCGGCAGCTATGCCGGCATGGCAGCGGCACTGCAACTGGCAAGGGCCCGACGCAAGGTGCTGGTGATCGATGCAGGTGAGAGACGAAACCGCACGGCGAGCCATTCCCATGGATTTCTGAGCCGCGACGGGGACGATCCGGCGACAATCGCCATGGTGGCAAGACGGCAACTGGAGGCTTATCCGACCGTCAGCCTGATCACCGGCAACGCCGTCAGGGCCGGTGGCGAGCGCGACCACTTCGTGGTCGAATGTGCGGACGGAGCGCACCACCCCGGCCGCCGCGTGATCCTTGCCACCGGTGTGCGCGACCACCTGCCAGCCATTGAGGGCATGGCGGAGCGATGGGGCAAGAGCATTTTCCACTGTCCCTATTGCCACGGCTATGAGCTGAACCAGGGCCGCATCGGCGTGATTGCCAGCGGTGCGATGTCCACCCATCAGGCGGAACTTCTGACCGATTGGGGCGACGTCACCTTTTTGCCCAATGGCGTAATGGCGCTCGATCCCGAAACACAAGACCGGCTCGAAAAGCGAGGGATCGGCATTGAAACAGCCGGCATTGCCCGCATCATCGGGGAGGCAGACGTGCAACTTGCGGACGGACGGGTGCTCTCCTTTTCGGGGCTTTTTGTGGCGCCGCGCGTAGAGCCATCCGGCAACCTCGCTTCGACGCTCGGCTGCGCGCTTCAGGATACGCCCCTGGGCACGCAGATTGAAACGAACCCCTCCAAGGAAACCAGCATTGCCGGTGTTTTTGCCTGCGGCGACGCGGCCGTGGCTCCGCACTCCGTATCGCTTGCCGTGGCGGACGGTGCGATGGCCGGAGCGCATGTTCACCGCTCGCTCGTCTGGCCCGGAAACTGA
- a CDS encoding ABC transporter permease, protein MAFEPSTGVASARISMLAGRAFESAASVFRFAIVVAGTFLGLLAITFFIGRVVPIDPVLSVVGDRATQEVYEAARQAMGLDRPLIVQFFAYVGDVLTGDLGMSISTGRPVVEDLARVFPATLEMATIGIIIGVVLGVPMGVVAATHQGSWIDQLIRVLGLLGYSVPAFWLGLVGLAVFYAGLGWVAGPGRVDIFYDGLLDPVTGLYLIDSVIAGEWDIFWNALDHLMLPASILGFFSLAYIARMTRSFMLDQLGQEYVTTARVKGVSERRVIWRHAFYPIRIQLITVIGLSYAALLEGSVMIETVFSWPGIGNYLTTALLTADMNAVLGATLVIGAVFIMINKISDVLYRILDPRARR, encoded by the coding sequence ATGGCGTTTGAACCATCCACCGGGGTCGCCAGCGCACGCATAAGCATGCTGGCAGGACGAGCCTTCGAGAGCGCTGCGAGCGTTTTTCGTTTCGCCATCGTCGTCGCCGGCACATTTCTCGGCCTGCTGGCCATCACCTTCTTTATCGGCCGTGTCGTGCCGATCGATCCCGTGCTCTCGGTCGTTGGCGACCGGGCGACACAGGAGGTCTATGAGGCAGCACGTCAGGCCATGGGCCTCGACCGCCCGCTCATCGTGCAGTTCTTCGCCTATGTGGGCGACGTTCTGACGGGCGATCTCGGCATGTCGATCTCCACCGGGCGCCCGGTGGTCGAGGATCTGGCGCGCGTCTTCCCCGCGACGCTGGAAATGGCCACCATCGGCATCATCATCGGTGTCGTCTTGGGCGTGCCCATGGGCGTTGTCGCCGCCACCCATCAGGGCAGCTGGATCGACCAGTTGATCCGCGTGCTCGGCCTGCTTGGCTATTCGGTGCCTGCCTTCTGGCTCGGGCTCGTCGGTCTCGCCGTCTTCTATGCCGGGCTTGGCTGGGTTGCCGGTCCGGGCCGCGTCGACATCTTCTATGACGGCCTGCTCGATCCCGTGACCGGGCTCTATCTCATCGACAGCGTGATCGCCGGCGAGTGGGATATCTTCTGGAACGCGCTCGACCATCTGATGCTGCCGGCATCGATCCTCGGCTTCTTCTCTTTGGCCTATATCGCCCGCATGACGCGCTCCTTCATGCTCGATCAGCTCGGGCAGGAATACGTCACCACGGCGCGCGTGAAAGGCGTATCGGAGCGCCGCGTCATCTGGCGGCATGCGTTCTATCCGATCCGCATCCAGCTCATCACCGTGATCGGCCTGTCCTATGCGGCGCTGCTGGAAGGGTCGGTGATGATCGAGACCGTGTTCTCGTGGCCGGGCATCGGCAACTATCTCACGACCGCGCTTCTGACCGCCGACATGAACGCCGTTCTCGGCGCGACGCTGGTGATTGGCGCCGTCTTCATCATGATCAACAAGATTTCCGATGTGCTTTATCGCATTCTCGATCCGAGGGCCCGCCGATGA
- a CDS encoding Fur family transcriptional regulator gives MSADLTRNQSLVMKTLSGAEAPLSAYTILDRLRDDGLRAPLQVYRALDKLTEMGLVHRLESLNAFVACAHPHCHQQELIAFAICETCGKVEEFSDEVVKDRLDGWTRAHSFRPAKTTIEIRGNCGGCVGKA, from the coding sequence ATGAGCGCAGATCTGACACGCAACCAGTCACTGGTGATGAAGACGCTGTCGGGCGCCGAGGCACCGCTCAGTGCCTACACGATCCTCGACCGGCTGCGCGATGACGGGCTGCGCGCGCCGCTCCAGGTCTATCGCGCGCTCGACAAACTGACGGAGATGGGCCTGGTCCACCGGCTGGAGAGCCTGAACGCCTTCGTCGCCTGTGCGCATCCCCATTGCCATCAACAGGAGCTGATCGCCTTTGCCATCTGCGAGACCTGCGGCAAGGTGGAAGAGTTTTCCGACGAAGTGGTGAAGGACCGGCTTGACGGCTGGACTCGCGCGCACAGTTTCAGACCGGCCAAGACGACGATCGAAATTCGTGGCAATTGCGGCGGCTGCGTGGGGAAGGCCTGA
- a CDS encoding Rrf2 family transcriptional regulator: MKRDSRLSSVLHALLHMAEEDGPMTSDKLADCLRTNPVVVRRTMGLLREAKIVTSDRGPAGGWRIAVDLKTVTLRQLHAALGEPAFFAIGNRNETPECVVEQAVNAALDDTFLKAEALLLERFSEITLADLAADFSRRHAEQRKTRSPGNGS, translated from the coding sequence ATGAAACGAGACAGCCGCCTTTCCTCCGTCCTGCATGCGCTTCTTCACATGGCTGAAGAGGACGGACCGATGACCTCCGACAAGCTTGCCGATTGTTTGCGCACCAATCCCGTCGTGGTCCGCCGCACGATGGGGCTGCTGCGTGAAGCGAAGATCGTGACATCGGATCGCGGGCCTGCCGGCGGCTGGCGCATTGCCGTCGACCTCAAAACCGTGACGCTGCGCCAGCTTCATGCCGCCCTCGGAGAGCCGGCGTTCTTTGCCATCGGCAATCGCAACGAAACGCCTGAATGCGTGGTGGAACAGGCGGTCAATGCGGCGCTCGACGATACATTCCTCAAGGCAGAAGCCCTGCTTCTGGAACGCTTTTCAGAAATCACGCTCGCCGATCTCGCCGCCGATTTCTCGCGCCGGCACGCCGAGCAACGAAAGACAAGGAGCCCAGGCAATGGATCATGA